The following proteins come from a genomic window of Phoenix dactylifera cultivar Barhee BC4 unplaced genomic scaffold, palm_55x_up_171113_PBpolish2nd_filt_p 002165F, whole genome shotgun sequence:
- the LOC103720019 gene encoding putative UDP-rhamnose:rhamnosyltransferase 1 produces the protein MAMGEQRLHIAMLPWLAFGHMIPYLHLAFALATAGHRVSFLSSPRNNRRLPKIPPHLTPLIAFVDLPLPRVDGLPEEAEATVDVPADKGPLLKIAYDFLQNPVKKFLADESPDVILHDFLPYWVPAAARDLGVLPVLLFAFNAASTGFTGPPEVLAEEGRRRRWPSPESMTSPPEWFPPGSTVAFRRREAEQFYSEVFTTNTSGIADVERFRLAVEGCTAIALRTCPEYEGEYLDVLRRIYRKPVFPVGLIPPATSPAASADRNGRWGQIFGWLDAQPPKSVVFVSFGSEYKLSESEVRELAYGLELSNVRFLWALRRPAWVTGGDEEALPKGFAARTEGRGAVCFGWAPQLEILAHPSVGGSLFHSGWGSIIETLRYGNALIVLPNIFDQGLNARLLVEKGIAVEVERGDDGSYDRDGVAKALQMVMLSNEVEGLRRKAREMAAVFADKELHDRYLKEFINFLLGARLATNH, from the coding sequence ATGGCGATGGGTGAACAACGCCTCCACATAGCCATGCTCCCATGGCTCGCCTTCGGCCACATGATTCCCTACCTCCACCTCGCCTTCGCCTTGGCCACCGCCGGCCACCGCGTCTCCTTCCTCTCCAGCCCTCGTAACAACCGCCGCCTTCCTAAAATACCCCCTCACCTGACGCCGCTCATCGCCTTCGTCGACCTCCCGCTGCCCCGCGTCGACGGCCTCCCCGAGGAAGCCGAGGCCACCGTCGACGTCCCCGCCGACAAGGGCCCTCTCCTCAAGATCGCCTACGACTTCCTGCAGAACCCCGTCAAGAAATTCCTCGCCGACGAGTCCCCGGACGTCATCCTCCACGACTTCCTCCCCTACTGGGTCCCCGCCGCGGCGCGCGACTTGGGCGTGCTCCCCGTCCTTTTGTTCGCCTTCAACGCTGCCTCCACCGGCTTCACAGGCCCGCCGGAGGTCCTGGCAGAGGAAGGCCGGAGGAGGCGCTGGCCGTCGCCGGAGAGCATGACGTCGCCGCCCGAATGGTTCCCCCCCGGCTCCACGGTGGCTTTCCGCCGCCGGGAGGCGGAGCAGTTCTACTCGGAGGTCTTCACCACGAACACCTCGGGGATTGCAGACGTCGAACGGTTCCGGCTTGCCGTCGAGGGGTGCACCGCCATCGCCTTACGGACCTGCCCCGAGTACGAGGGGGAGTACCTGGATGTTCTCCGGAGGATCTACCGGAAGCCGGTGTTTCCCGTCGGCCTAATCCCTCCGGCTACGTCTCCAGCGGCCAGCGCCGATCGGAACGGCAGGTGGGGCCAGATATTCGGGTGGCTGGACGCCCAGCCCCCTAAATCGGTCGTTTTCGTGAGCTTCGGGAGCGAGTACAAGTTGAGCGAGAGCGAAGTCCGCGAACTCGCCTATGGGCTTGAGCTCTCCAACGTTCGTTTCTTGTGGGCCCTACGTAGGCCCGCTTGGGTCACGGGCGGTGACGAAGAAGCTCTTCCGAAGGGGTTCGCAGCCCGGACCGAGGGCCGCGGCGCGGTATGCTTCGGTTGGGCTCCTCAGTTGGAGATCTTGGCCCATCCTTCTGTAGGGGGGTCTTTGTTTCACTCTGGGTGGGGGTCTATAATAGAGACTCTTCGCTATGGGAATGCATTGATAGTTTTGCCAAACATTTTTGATCAGGGCCTTAATGCCAGATTGCTGGTGGAGAAGGGCATTGCAGTCGAGGTGGAGCGAGGGGATGATGGCTCGTATGACAGGGATGGGGTCGCCAAGGCCTTGCAAATGGTCATGCTTTCCAATGAAGTGGAGGGATTGAGAAGAAAAGCAAGAGAGATGGCAGCTGTATTTGCTGACAAAGAGCTTCATGATAGGTATTTGAAGGAATTCATCAACTTCCTCCTTGGGGCTCGGCTCGCAACAAATCATTGA